From the Anopheles coustani chromosome X, idAnoCousDA_361_x.2, whole genome shotgun sequence genome, one window contains:
- the LOC131269636 gene encoding small ribosomal subunit protein uS8A, with the protein MVRISVLADALKSINNAEKRGKRQVLIRPNSKVIVKFLTVMMKHGYIGEFEIVDDHRSGKVVVNLTGRLNKAGIISPRFDVKLDDIERWTNTLLPSRQFGYVVLTTSGGIMDHEEARRKHLGGKILGYFF; encoded by the exons atgGTCCGTATCAGCGTGCTAGCCGATGCCCTCAAGAGCATCAACAATGCGGAAAAGCGCGGCAAACGACAGGTGCTCATCCGGCCGAACTCGAAGGTCATTGTAAAGTTCCTGACCGTTATGATGAAGCACGGTTACATTGGCGAGTTCGAGATCGTGGACGATCACCGCTCGGGCAAGGTGGTGGTCAACCTGACCGGACGCCTCAACAAGGCCGGCATCATTTCGCCCCGGTTCGACGTTAAGCTGGACGACATCGAACGGTGGACGAATACGCTGCTGCCCTCCCGCCAGTTCGG ATACGTCGTTCTCACAACAAGTGGAGGAATCATGGATCACGAGGAGGCCAGGAGGAAGCATCTCGGTGGCAAGATTCTAGGATACTTCTTCTAA
- the LOC131268619 gene encoding molybdenum cofactor sulfurase, translating to MMEFSSEYSTEELLKIEQEFGRLKGKCYLDHAGTALYGESQLRAVQELLARHLFCNPHTSRTMEDMVDLVRYRVLRWFNTRASEYELVFTSGTTGALKLIGESFQFRSPSTPTETAEPGAFVFLRESHTSVLGMREIVQTDRIHPVERTDLLQALQRSGEGPPVPDCQRTRPSLLVFPAQCNFNGTKYPLALCGTVEQSGLDGFDRDRFHVCLDAASYVSTSPLNLTRYKPSFVCVSFYKIFGYPTGLGALLVRKDVEHLLLPGKRYYGGGTVKIAISGPGGFHVKRDTLAERFEDGTLNFLAVCSLLPCMDTLERLIGPSPMDRIQRHTFALARYCHNRLRQLEHTNGTPVVELYHDSAFEDADTQGAIINFNVRNDDGTYVGYAEVACMAANHSIYLRTGCFCNPGACQRHFGLTDTDILRQYQAGHVCGDANDLVDGKPTGSVRVSFGYCTRAADIDQLVAMLAGCYIRRTTKGPLVSRANIAALYKSYDKPRLVQICLYPLKSCGAFRVDRGGDDVSWPLSSTGLRYDREFVVVDDHGTAMTQKKLPGMCRIRPTIDLQLCQLTLEHPDADEKIVIDLRYPNQEQERHDDMAHIQLCQTKVCTDAVSGMDCGDEVAEWISLALGISGLRLLRQSPNEARVQRRTAKELSLNNQAQLLLVNRASVRWLSEKVDDWGGHEQAPPLDALVQRFRGNLIIESTRPLEELDWRRLLIGDCQFTVDGPCTRCQMICIDQETGNRTAEPLRTISREFEGKLRFGIYMSHANLEPGAMLSCGDKITGLIE from the exons ATGATGGAGTTCAGCAGCGAGTATAGCACGGAGGAGTTGCTAAAAATTGAGCAGGAATTTGGCCGCCTGAAAG GAAAATGTTACCTTGACCATGCTGGCACGGCGTTATACGGTGAATCGCAGCTCCGTGCGGTTCAGGAGCTGCTCGCGAGACACCTGTTCTGCAATCCACACACCAGCCGAACGATGGAGGACATGGTGGACCTGGTACGGTACCGTGTATTGCGATGGTTTAACACCCGCGCTTCCGAATACGAGCTAGTGTTCACATCCGGCACCACCGGTGCGTTGAAGCTCATCGGAGAGTCGTTCCAGTTCCGTTCGCCCTCGACCCCGACCGAAACTGCCGAGCCCGGGGCGTTCGTATTCTTGCGAGAAAGTCATACGTCTGTGCTGGGCATGCGCGAGATCGTACAAACCGATCGAATTCACCCGGTGGAACGGACCGACCTGTTGCAGGCACTCCAACGGTCCGGCGAGGGACCTCCGGTTCCGGACTGCCAACGGACGCGCCCCTCGCTGCTTGTCTTCCCCGCCCAATGCAACTTTAACGGTACCAAGTATCCACTGGCGTTATGCGGAACGGTAGAACAGAGTGGATTGGACGGGTTTGACCGGGACCGGTTTCACGTGTGCCTTGATGCAGCTAGCTACGTTTCGACCAGCCCGCTGAATCTTACGCGCTACAAACCAAGCTTTGTATGTGTATCGTTCTACAAAATATTCGG GTATCCCACTGGCCTCGGAGCACTTCTGGTTCGCAAGGACGTCGAGCACCTGTTGCTGCCGGGAAAACGCTACTACGGCGGAGGTACGGTGAAAATCGCAATAAGCGGTCCGGGCGGGTTCCACGTGAAACGCGATACGCTGGCGGAGCGCTTTGAGGACGGCACGTTAAACTTTTTGGCCGTTTGTTCGCTGCTTCCCTGCATGGATACGCTCGAGCGGCTGATCGGTCCGTCGCCGATGGACCGCATCCAGCGGCACACGTTTGCGCTAGCGCGCTACTGCCACAACCGTCTGCGGCAGCTCGAGCACACCAATGGCACGCCGGTGGTCGAGCTGTACCACGATAGCGCGTTTGAGGACGCAGACACGCAGGGTGCGATTATAAACTTCAACGTACGGAACGACGATGGCACCTACGTCGGTTACGCCGAAGTCGCCTGCATGGCCGCGAACCACAGCATCTACCTGCGGACGGGGTGCTTCTGCAATCCGGGTGCGTGCCAGCGCCACTTCGGGCTAACCGACACCGACATCCTGCGCCAGTACCAAGCGGGACACGTATGCGGCGACGCAAACGATCTCGTCGACGGGAAGCCAACCGGGTCGGTTCGCGTCTCGTTCGGTTACTGCACGCGTGCGGCGGACATCGACCAGCTGGTGGCGATGCTAGCCGGTTGCTACATCCGCCGTACCACCAAGGGCCCACTGGTGTCGCGTGCAAACATCGCTGCGCTGTACAAGAGCTACGACAAGCCCCGGCTGGTGCAGATTTGCCTTTACCCGCTGAAATCGTGCGGTGCATTCCGCGTCGACCGTGGCGGCGACGATGTTAGCTGGCCGCTTTCGAGCACGGGCCTGCGCTACGACCGTGAGTTCGTGGTCGTTGACGACCACGGCACGGCAATGACGCAAAAGAAGCTGCCCGGTATGTGCCGCATTCGACCGACGATTGATCTGCAGCTCTGCCAGCTAACGCTCGAGCATCCCGACGCTGACGAAAAGATCGTTATCGATTTGCGCTACCCAAACCAGGAACAGGAGCGACACGACGACATGGCGCACATTCAGCTATGCCAGACGAAAGTGTGCACGGATGCGGTGAGCGGGATGGACTGCGGTGATGAGGTCGCCGAATGGATTTCCCTTGCGCTCGGCATTTCCGGCCTACGGTTGCTGCGCCAGTCACCGAACGAGGCCCGCGTCCAACGGCGAACGGCGAAGGAGTTGTCGCTCAACAACCAGGCGCAGCTGCTGCTTGTCAATCGCGCTTCCGTCCGCTGGCTCAGCGAGAAGGTGGACGATTGGGGCGGGCACGAGCAAGCCCCACCGCTGGACGCGCTTGTTCAGCGTTTCCGGGGAAATTTGATCATTGAATCCACCCGCCCGCTGGAAGAGCTGGACTGGCGCCGGCTACTGATCGGCGACTGCCAATTTACGGTCGATGGCCCATGCACTCGCTGTCAGATGATCTGCATCGATCAGGAAACCGGCAACCGGACGGCCGAACCGCTGCGCACGATAAGTCGGGAATTTGAAGGGAAGCTGCGCTTCGGTATCTACATGTCGCATGCGAATCTGGAGCCGGGTGCGATGCTCAGCTGCGGAGACAAGATAACGGGTTTAATAGAGTAG